From Oncorhynchus mykiss isolate Arlee chromosome 25, USDA_OmykA_1.1, whole genome shotgun sequence, a single genomic window includes:
- the maco1 gene encoding macoilin-2, producing MKRRNADCSKLRRPLKRNRITEGIYGSTFLYLKFLVVWALVLLADFVLEFRFEYLWPFWLFIRSVYDSFRYQGLAFSVFFVCVAFTSDIICLLFIPVQWLFFAASTYVWVQYVWHTERGVCLPTVSLWILFVYIEAAIRFKDLKNFHVDLCRPFAAHCIGYPVVTLGFGFKSYVSYKMRLRKQKEVQKENEFYMQLLQQALPPEQQMLQRQEREAEEAAAAKGISEVDSAPVSQNGALVGKKTPAPLPELEYREKGKEGREAKKQHNSILPSSVDSKLQEMEYMENHMNNKRLTTELVGSTENLLLKEENSSSSCSSSSSSSSKNYKNASGNTAINSSPRGHSSTNGSVPLSAPSSSSSGKKQKCAVGKGPAAGSHRDSTDNCIPNNQLSKPEALVRLEQDVKKLKADLQASRQVEQDLRSQIGSLSSAERSIRSELGQLRQENELLQNKLHNAVQAKQKDKQAVGQLEKRLKVEQEARTNAEKQLSDEKKRKKLEEATTARAVALAAASRGECTDTLRRRITELETECKKLTMDIKLKEDQIRELEMKVQELHKYKENEKDTEVLMSALSAMQDKTQHLENSLSAETRIKLDLFSALGDAKRQLEIAQGQILQKDQEIKDLKQKIAEVMAVMPSISYTADSSNMTPVAPHYSSKFMDTSPSGLDPNASVYQPLKK from the exons TACCTTCCTGTACCTGAAGTTCCTGGTGGTGTGGGCACTGGTGCTACTGGCAGACTTTGTGCTCGAGTTCAGGTTTGAGTACCTGTGGCCCTTCTGGCTGTTCATCAGAAGTGTGTACGACTCCTTCAGATACCAGGGGCTG GCGTTTTCAgtgttctttgtgtgtgtggcGTTTACCTCCGACATCATATGCCTGCTCTTCATCCCTGTACAATGGCTGTTCTTTGCTGCCAGTACCTACGTGTGGGTGCAGTACGTGTGGCATACAG AAAGAGGGGTCTGTCTCCCCACAGTGTCTCTTTGGATACTATTTGTGTACATCGAGGCAGCCATCAGATTCAAAGACCTGAAGAACTTCCATGTCGACTTGTGTCGCCCATTTGCTGCCCATTG CATTGGCTACCCAGTGGTGACGCTGGGCTTTGGCTTCAAGAGCTACGTCAGCTATAAAATGCGCTTAAGAAAGCAGAAGGAGGTGCAGAAGGAGAATGAGTTCTACATGCAGCTCCTGCAACAGGCCCTGCCCCCAGAGCAACAGATGCTACAGAGACAAGAGAGGGAAGCGGAGGAAG CTGCAGCAGCTAAAGGAATATCTGAGGTGGACTCCGCCCCAGTCTCACAGAATGGGGCACTTGTCGGTAAAAAGACGCCAGCACCGCTACCGGAGCTGGAGTACAGAGAAAAAGGGAAAGAGGGCCGCGAGGCCAAGAAGCAACACAATAGCATCCTGCCGTCATCGGTAGACTCTAAACTCCAGGAGATGGAGTACATGGAGAACCATATGAACAACAAGAGACTGACCACAGAACTGGTGGGCAGCACAGAGAACCTGCTGCTGAAGGAGGagaactcctcttcctcctgctcctcctcctcatcctcctcctcgaaAAACTACAAGAACGCTAGTGGCAACACCGCAATTAACTCCTCGCCCCGCGGACACAGCTCCACCAACGGCAGCGTCCCCTTGTCcgccccttcctcctcttcctctgggaAGAAGCAGAAGTGTGCAGTGGGGAAGGGTCCAGCAGCGGGCTCCCACAGGGACTCAACAGACAACTGCATCCCCAACAATCAGCTGAGCAAGCCTGAGGCGCTCGTACG GCTGGAGCAGGATGTGAAGAAGCTGAAGGCGGACCTGCAGGCCAGCAGACAGGTGGAGCAGGACTTGCGCAGTCAGATCGGCTCCCTGAGCAGCGCTGAGCGCTCCATACGCTCTGAGCTGGGCCAGCTGCGACAAGAGAACGAGCTGCTGCAGAACAA gctcCATAATGCTGTCCAGGCCAAGCAGAAGGACAAACAGGCTGTGGGCCAACTGGAGAAGAGGCTGAAGGTTGAGCAGGAGGCCCGCACCAATGCAGAGAAACAGCTTTCAGACGAGAAGAAACGCAAAAAGCTGGAAGAGGCCACCACAGCTAGAGCCGTCGCACTAGCAGCAGCATCCAG GGGGGAGTGCACAGATACGCTGAGGAGGCGGATCACGGAACTGGAGACTGAGTGCAAGAAGCTGACCATGGATATCAAGCTCAAAGAAGACCAGATCAGAGAGCTGGAGATGAAAGTACAG GAGCTCCACAAGTATAAAGAGAATGAGAAGGACACGGAAGTGCTGATGTCAGCGCTGTCGGCCATGCAGGATAAGACCCAGCACCTGGAGAACAGCCTGTCTGCAGAGACCCGCATCAAACTGGACCTGTTCTCAGCACTGGGTGACGCTAAGAGACAGCTGGAGATCGCACAAG gtCAGATCCTGCAGAAGGACCAGGAGATCAAGGACCTGAAGCAGAAGATAGCTGAGGTGATGGCTGTCATGCCCAGCATCTCCTACACAGCTGACAGCAGTAACATGACTCCTGTGGCCCCCCACTACTCCTCCAAGTTCATGGACACCAGTCCTTCCGGCCTGGACCCCAACGCCTCTGTCTACCAGCCACTCAAAAAGTGA